One Beggiatoa leptomitoformis DNA segment encodes these proteins:
- the gntF gene encoding guanitoxin biosynthesis pre-guanitoxin forming N-methyltransferase GntF, protein MTDAVLKDYQQFDVRNYLNEYFLTTDGVNDRCSRFLARCVQEQDLSNAQVLDFACGPIISSILHIATVCKEIDMCDFVPANLEEIRTWTAGDTDAFNWDSFVIKALQDEKALAGIPDADITAEEIAQRNTLVRQKIGQLLHCDGKQKYPLGIDFKKRYDVLIMSFCLENIAESVDEFENIFTNTLELLKPNGLLIWFVLAQRKDYKVGELTYHSLVVSPTIVEQQLTRDNRYQKLEFIVEHIGEDGSLSDSVLVLCSARKLTTPKH, encoded by the coding sequence ATGACCGATGCTGTTTTAAAAGACTATCAACAGTTTGATGTACGCAATTATTTAAACGAATATTTTCTAACCACCGATGGTGTAAACGATAGATGCAGTCGTTTTTTAGCCCGCTGTGTTCAAGAACAAGATTTATCTAATGCTCAAGTATTAGATTTTGCTTGCGGTCCAATTATTTCTTCTATTTTGCATATTGCGACCGTGTGTAAAGAAATTGACATGTGCGATTTTGTCCCTGCTAATTTAGAAGAAATTCGCACATGGACGGCAGGAGATACAGATGCGTTTAATTGGGATAGTTTTGTTATTAAAGCATTACAAGATGAAAAAGCCCTTGCAGGCATACCCGATGCGGACATAACGGCAGAAGAAATTGCACAACGCAACACCCTTGTGAGACAAAAAATTGGACAGTTACTTCATTGTGATGGAAAACAAAAATACCCACTCGGGATAGATTTTAAAAAACGTTATGATGTTCTCATCATGAGTTTTTGTTTAGAAAACATAGCCGAGTCTGTAGATGAATTCGAGAATATATTTACCAACACACTCGAACTGTTAAAACCCAATGGATTATTGATTTGGTTTGTTTTAGCACAACGCAAAGATTATAAAGTAGGCGAATTAACCTATCATTCACTGGTTGTATCACCAACCATTGTTGAACAACAATTAACCCGCGATAATCGCTATCAAAAACTAGAATTTATCGTTGAACACATTGGAGAAGATGGCAGTTTATCCGATTCTGTACTGGTATTATGCAGTGCGCGAAAACTCACAACACCCAAGCATTAG